From a single Sediminibacterium sp. KACHI17 genomic region:
- a CDS encoding redoxin family protein, with protein sequence MKTLLYSLFFAFTALNMQAQSLPVGADLPMKDVKMKDVSGKEVSITDAMKANGVLVMFSCNTCPYVIKNQQRTLDIAAYAKQNNIGIILLNANEGTRGGDDSYDAMKEYAKKQGYDFYYTVDTDSKIANAFGATRTPELFLFNSAGKLQYKGAIDDNPNDAGNVKRIHAKEAISELTTGKSISVKESRSVGCSIKRS encoded by the coding sequence ATGAAAACGTTGCTTTATTCGCTGTTTTTTGCGTTCACTGCACTTAATATGCAAGCACAATCACTCCCTGTTGGAGCTGATCTCCCAATGAAGGATGTAAAGATGAAAGATGTATCCGGTAAAGAAGTTTCTATTACAGATGCCATGAAAGCCAATGGTGTTCTCGTGATGTTCTCATGCAATACCTGTCCGTACGTGATTAAAAACCAACAAAGGACACTTGATATTGCTGCTTATGCCAAACAAAATAATATTGGCATCATTCTATTGAACGCTAATGAAGGTACCCGTGGCGGAGATGATTCATATGATGCAATGAAGGAATATGCCAAAAAGCAGGGATACGATTTTTATTACACAGTTGATACAGATTCAAAGATCGCCAATGCTTTTGGTGCCACCAGAACACCTGAACTATTTCTATTCAATAGTGCCGGTAAACTTCAGTATAAAGGCGCAATCGATGATAATCCTAATGATGCAGGGAATGTAAAACGTATTCATGCCAAAGAAGCGATCAGTGAGCTTACTACTGGAAAATCTATTTCAGTAAAAGAAAGTCGCTCAGTAGGTTGTAGCATTAAAAGAAGTTAA
- a CDS encoding TlpA disulfide reductase family protein, which produces MKKIVLFLLVIVLGTTVHAQEIKKVKINDLVKMIDTSSVPLVVNFWASWCAPCIKEIPWFEKSVAAFKDQKVQLLLVSLDFAEDYPKGIAAFAKKNNYQSKIVWLDETNADEFCPKIDEKWDGAIPVTLMVNNKRQYRQFFAQQLPEQRLVQELQKLIGQ; this is translated from the coding sequence ATGAAAAAAATTGTCTTGTTCCTGTTGGTGATAGTACTCGGAACGACCGTACACGCTCAGGAGATAAAAAAAGTAAAGATCAATGATCTTGTAAAAATGATCGACACCAGTTCGGTTCCTTTAGTGGTCAATTTTTGGGCCAGTTGGTGCGCGCCTTGTATCAAGGAAATACCCTGGTTTGAAAAATCTGTTGCAGCATTCAAAGATCAAAAAGTACAATTACTGTTGGTGAGTCTTGATTTCGCAGAGGATTATCCAAAAGGTATTGCAGCTTTTGCCAAAAAAAATAACTACCAATCCAAGATCGTATGGCTGGATGAAACCAATGCAGATGAATTCTGTCCCAAGATCGATGAAAAATGGGATGGTGCAATTCCGGTAACATTGATGGTCAACAATAAACGCCAATACCGTCAATTCTTTGCGCAACAATTACCCGAACAAAGATTGGTACAAGAATTACAAAAATTAATAGGGCAGTAG
- a CDS encoding RNA methyltransferase, translating into MKYRFSGSMTPERREKLLRVLHQRQSNLAVVMENVQDPHNISAVMRTCDAVGIQDIYILTTKIPRHEKFGPKSSSSAAKWLTIHQFDDATACFEALRKKYARILTTHLSSDAVSLYDIDFTESVALVFGNEHSGVSEDIRALADGNFIIPQMGIIQSLNISVACAVSIYEAYRQKKAAGQYDQPSMSAERQTELLNEWGFKQEDPL; encoded by the coding sequence ATGAAGTACCGATTTTCGGGGTCTATGACACCTGAAAGAAGAGAAAAACTATTGCGTGTTTTACATCAGCGTCAATCTAATTTGGCCGTGGTAATGGAAAATGTGCAAGATCCTCACAACATATCTGCTGTAATGCGAACCTGTGATGCTGTGGGTATCCAGGATATATACATCCTTACCACTAAAATCCCCAGGCATGAAAAGTTTGGTCCGAAAAGTAGTAGTAGCGCTGCCAAATGGCTAACCATTCACCAGTTTGATGATGCCACTGCCTGTTTTGAAGCATTGCGTAAAAAATATGCACGCATTTTAACAACCCATTTATCCTCCGATGCAGTAAGTTTATATGACATCGACTTTACAGAAAGTGTAGCACTGGTATTTGGGAATGAGCATTCCGGTGTAAGTGAAGATATCAGGGCATTGGCGGATGGTAATTTCATCATCCCACAAATGGGTATTATTCAGAGTTTAAACATTTCGGTAGCCTGTGCTGTAAGTATTTATGAAGCGTATCGTCAAAAAAAGGCAGCAGGTCAATATGATCAGCCTTCTATGTCTGCCGAAAGACAAACTGAATTATTAAATGAATGGGGCTTCAAACAAGAAGACCCTTTGTAA